Proteins from a single region of Leptolyngbyaceae cyanobacterium:
- the ptsP gene encoding phosphoenolpyruvate--protein phosphotransferase: MVGIVIVSHSANLAIGVQELASQMVQGDVKIALAAGIDDPENPLGTDAMKVHQAIASVYSDDGVVVLMDLGSAVMSAEMALEFLPEEQRDKVKLCEAPIVEGTIAAVVQAANGANIDRVLMEARGALAAKIAHLSSVIGDLSLVNSEVEATNEQRQISKQIHLTIQNQMGLHARPAAKFVAAASRFDCDITVQNVSNHSEWVNGKSINQLLILAVHQGNEIAIAAVGADAERALATLQQLVESNFGEKTTALAINSAFTSPYSSLLAPSALHGIPTSPGIAIGKAFLYQPLPVEVTEQQVEDPQAEWQQLETAIQIAHREIEEIRQAASAQTSEEEAAIFDAHLLFLEDPTFLSAVRQRIFDYGLNAAAAWKIVIDRIVRTYKNLKDPYLQARSADVRDVGQRVLRLLSGVTFSLLDLPEPKILIASDLTPSEITQLNPKKVLGICTARGSATSHSGILAKSFGIPAVMGLGTELLKLENDTLIALNGESGQVWLNPNEAEIDQLNTQINHQLAIQEESKILASQPAITRDGKKLTIMANIGGIGDAKLAVAAGAEGIGLLRSEFLYMDRMTPLTEEEQVEIYHAIAEIISPHPLIIRTLDIGGDKPLSYLNLSPENNPFLGWRGIRFLLDNPDLLKTQLRAILRVSATYKTKILLPMITSIREVRAVKEILADVRTELQLADILFDENIEIGITIEVPSAAIMADKLATEVDFFSIGTNDLSQYVMASDRTNPKVAKLANVFEPAVLRTIAQTVQAAHHTGIKVAVCGELASFPEAAPILVGLGVDELSMVSPAIPAVKAAIAKLTMEEAEAIANIILNLDSGEAVKNYLTN, translated from the coding sequence ATGGTTGGAATTGTTATCGTTTCTCACAGTGCCAATTTAGCAATTGGGGTGCAAGAATTGGCTTCTCAAATGGTGCAAGGAGATGTGAAAATAGCACTTGCTGCTGGCATTGATGACCCGGAAAATCCTTTAGGCACCGATGCAATGAAAGTTCATCAAGCGATCGCATCTGTTTATAGCGATGATGGGGTGGTTGTTTTGATGGATTTGGGTAGTGCGGTGATGAGTGCGGAAATGGCTTTGGAATTTCTGCCCGAAGAACAGCGAGATAAGGTAAAGTTGTGCGAAGCACCCATTGTTGAAGGAACAATTGCCGCAGTTGTTCAAGCTGCTAACGGTGCAAATATCGATCGCGTTTTGATGGAAGCGCGGGGTGCATTGGCAGCGAAAATTGCACATTTGTCATCTGTCATCGGTGATTTGTCATTAGTTAATAGTGAAGTAGAAGCTACGAACGAGCAAAGACAAATCAGCAAACAAATACATCTTACGATCCAAAATCAGATGGGTTTGCACGCTCGTCCGGCTGCTAAATTCGTGGCTGCTGCTTCTCGATTTGATTGTGATATTACCGTTCAAAATGTTTCTAATCATAGTGAATGGGTGAATGGTAAAAGTATCAATCAATTATTAATTTTAGCCGTTCATCAAGGAAATGAAATTGCGATCGCAGCCGTCGGTGCTGATGCCGAGAGAGCATTAGCCACTTTGCAGCAACTAGTAGAAAGCAATTTTGGCGAAAAAACAACTGCATTGGCGATTAATTCGGCTTTTACTTCGCCTTACTCTTCCCTTCTCGCTCCCTCAGCTTTACATGGTATACCGACATCCCCAGGAATTGCGATCGGCAAAGCCTTCTTATATCAACCACTTCCCGTAGAAGTAACCGAACAACAAGTAGAAGATCCCCAAGCAGAATGGCAGCAATTGGAAACGGCAATTCAAATCGCTCATAGGGAAATTGAAGAAATTCGTCAAGCGGCATCCGCGCAAACAAGTGAAGAAGAAGCTGCCATCTTCGATGCACATTTGCTATTTTTAGAAGACCCGACTTTTCTATCAGCAGTCCGTCAACGAATTTTCGATTATGGCTTAAATGCTGCCGCTGCTTGGAAAATCGTGATCGATCGCATAGTGCGAACTTACAAAAATCTCAAAGACCCTTATTTACAGGCGCGTTCTGCTGATGTGCGAGACGTGGGACAGCGAGTGCTGCGCTTGCTGAGTGGGGTGACATTTTCACTTTTAGATTTGCCAGAACCAAAAATTTTGATTGCCAGCGATTTAACTCCCTCGGAAATTACTCAATTAAACCCTAAGAAAGTATTAGGAATTTGTACTGCTAGAGGTAGCGCCACTTCTCATAGTGGAATTCTAGCTAAATCCTTTGGTATCCCGGCGGTGATGGGATTGGGTACGGAATTATTAAAGCTAGAAAATGATACTTTAATTGCTTTAAATGGGGAAAGCGGACAAGTTTGGCTCAACCCTAATGAAGCTGAAATCGACCAATTAAATACGCAAATAAATCATCAATTAGCTATTCAAGAAGAATCTAAAATATTAGCTAGTCAACCAGCCATTACTCGCGATGGAAAGAAATTAACAATAATGGCTAATATTGGCGGTATTGGAGATGCCAAATTAGCGGTAGCCGCAGGTGCAGAAGGGATAGGACTGTTGCGAAGCGAGTTCCTTTATATGGATCGAATGACGCCTCTGACAGAAGAGGAACAAGTAGAAATTTATCACGCGATCGCAGAAATTATCTCCCCTCATCCTCTGATTATTCGTACTTTGGATATCGGCGGAGACAAACCGCTTTCTTACTTAAACTTATCACCAGAAAATAATCCTTTCTTGGGATGGCGAGGCATTCGCTTTTTACTAGATAATCCGGATTTATTGAAAACTCAGTTAAGAGCAATTCTGAGAGTGAGTGCTACTTATAAAACTAAAATTTTATTGCCCATGATTACCTCAATTAGGGAAGTGCGGGCGGTTAAAGAGATTCTTGCAGATGTACGAACTGAATTGCAACTAGCTGATATTTTGTTTGATGAAAACATCGAAATTGGCATCACGATCGAAGTACCATCTGCTGCGATAATGGCGGATAAATTAGCAACAGAAGTAGACTTTTTTAGTATCGGTACCAACGATTTAAGCCAATATGTGATGGCAAGCGATCGCACGAATCCAAAAGTAGCAAAACTCGCCAATGTCTTTGAACCTGCCGTATTGCGAACGATCGCTCAAACCGTACAAGCTGCCCATCATACAGGTATCAAAGTGGCAGTGTGCGGTGAATTGGCATCTTTCCCAGAAGCAGCACCAATTTTAGTTGGTTTGGGAGTCGATGAATTGAGTATGGTATCCCCTGCAATTCCGGCTGTGAAGGCGGCGATTGCAAAACTAACTATGGAAGAAGCAGAGGCGATCGCAAATATTATTTTAAACTTAGATTCCGGTGAAGCAGTGAAAAATTATTTAACAAATTAA
- a CDS encoding LD-carboxypeptidase: protein MIFNRRQFLQTFGIATLATQLPQVARSNTSLPPIIKPAKLKSGDTIGLVNPAGATSAEDIEDAKKTLESLGFKLKLGSHVFDRYGYLAGKDIDRASDINAMFADRSVKAIIAGRGGWGCNRILPLLDYKLIRNNPKIMMGYSDITSLLLAIYVKSGVVTFHGPVATSTWNDFTLNYAERILFNGESVVMQNPPANSPTTTTLICKETITSGKAKGKLVGGNLSVLVAMIGSDYLPNWKQTILFLEEVEEEVYRVDRMLTQLKLAGILNQISGFIFGQCTKCDPKDRDKSLTLTQVLREHIQPLGIPAWYGSAIGHIKDKFTLPIGVEVEIDAGSGTIKMLESATINA, encoded by the coding sequence ATGATATTTAATCGCCGTCAATTCCTGCAAACTTTTGGTATAGCAACATTAGCTACCCAATTACCACAAGTTGCTCGCTCGAATACATCTTTACCACCAATTATTAAACCAGCAAAACTCAAATCAGGCGATACAATTGGATTAGTTAACCCGGCTGGTGCAACATCTGCTGAAGATATCGAAGATGCCAAAAAAACTCTCGAATCTTTGGGATTTAAATTGAAATTAGGATCTCATGTCTTCGATCGCTACGGTTATTTAGCAGGTAAAGATATTGACCGTGCCAGCGATATAAATGCCATGTTTGCCGATCGATCGGTCAAAGCAATTATTGCTGGGAGGGGTGGTTGGGGATGCAATCGCATTTTACCATTATTAGATTATAAGCTCATCCGAAATAATCCCAAAATTATGATGGGATATAGCGATATTACTTCCTTATTATTAGCAATTTATGTTAAAAGCGGAGTGGTGACTTTTCACGGGCCAGTCGCAACATCCACCTGGAATGATTTTACCTTAAATTACGCAGAGCGAATACTATTTAATGGGGAAAGCGTAGTGATGCAAAATCCCCCTGCCAACAGTCCAACGACGACAACCCTCATATGTAAAGAAACAATTACCTCTGGCAAAGCTAAAGGAAAATTGGTAGGTGGTAATTTATCTGTTTTGGTGGCAATGATCGGTTCTGATTACTTGCCAAATTGGAAACAAACTATTTTGTTTCTAGAAGAAGTGGAAGAAGAAGTTTACCGAGTAGACAGAATGTTAACCCAGTTGAAATTGGCAGGAATTCTCAACCAAATTTCCGGTTTTATTTTTGGTCAATGTACCAAATGCGATCCGAAAGATAGAGATAAATCTCTCACCTTGACGCAAGTTTTGAGAGAACATATCCAACCTTTAGGAATTCCGGCTTGGTATGGTTCGGCGATCGGTCATATTAAAGATAAATTCACTTTGCCAATAGGGGTAGAAGTGGAAATTGATGCTGGTAGTGGCACTATCAAAATGTTAGAAAGTGCCACTATTAATGCTTAA
- the dhaL gene encoding dihydroxyacetone kinase subunit DhaL → MLSKEQILQWLQSIAAVIEQNKDYLTELDAAIGDADHGINMSRGFQKVITQLPSVADQDIGMIFKTVSMTLISSVGGASGPLYGTLFLRASTAVAGKQELTNQDTIALLEAAVDGVVQRGKANLGDKTMLDVLFPAKDAFKQAVTNGENMQEALQKAVAAAETGMKNTIPMIAKKGRASYLGDRSIDHQDPGATSTYLILKTLLETITAT, encoded by the coding sequence ATGCTGTCAAAAGAACAAATTTTACAATGGTTACAAAGCATAGCAGCCGTTATCGAACAGAATAAAGATTACCTCACCGAACTAGATGCTGCTATTGGAGATGCAGATCACGGCATTAATATGAGTCGCGGTTTCCAAAAAGTAATTACCCAATTACCCAGCGTAGCAGATCAAGATATAGGCATGATTTTCAAAACAGTGAGCATGACTTTAATTTCTAGCGTCGGTGGTGCTAGCGGCCCACTTTATGGTACTCTTTTTTTAAGAGCAAGTACGGCTGTAGCGGGAAAGCAAGAATTAACTAATCAAGATACGATCGCTTTACTAGAAGCAGCGGTGGATGGCGTAGTGCAGCGGGGTAAAGCTAATCTGGGTGATAAAACAATGTTAGATGTTTTATTCCCAGCGAAAGATGCTTTTAAGCAAGCAGTTACTAATGGTGAAAATATGCAAGAAGCACTACAAAAAGCGGTAGCTGCTGCCGAAACAGGAATGAAAAATACTATTCCTATGATAGCGAAAAAAGGAAGAGCCAGTTATTTAGGCGATCGCAGTATCGATCATCAAGACCCAGGTGCTACCTCTACTTATCTTATCCTCAAAACACTATTAGAAACAATCACCGCTACATGA
- a CDS encoding helix-turn-helix transcriptional regulator produces the protein MGEANVSGPRIRQARENLGWDQSDLAAALQIDFNLKLDQSDISEIERQKRGVKDFELDAFSRLLGVSPVWLLRGDEVSSDDGDGS, from the coding sequence ATGGGCGAGGCTAACGTTAGCGGCCCAAGAATCAGGCAGGCTCGCGAAAACCTGGGGTGGGATCAAAGCGATTTGGCGGCAGCGTTGCAAATAGACTTTAATCTCAAATTGGATCAATCGGACATTTCAGAGATAGAGCGACAAAAACGCGGTGTCAAAGATTTTGAGCTAGATGCTTTTTCTCGGCTGTTGGGAGTAAGTCCTGTCTGGCTTTTGCGCGGAGATGAGGTTTCCTCTGATGACGGCGATGGAAGCTAA
- a CDS encoding HNH endonuclease signature motif containing protein, with protein sequence MSTYVPESLRNQISQTDRARCCYCLTSEANSGIPMTYDHVKSISKGGETTFENVCLACRSCNEFKSDATEAVDPVTGETLPLFNPRRQTWSEHFTWSADGTIIEGLTAIGRATIVRLRMNNLVILAARRRWTVCGWHPPVD encoded by the coding sequence ATGTCTACATATGTACCTGAAAGTTTAAGAAATCAAATTTCACAAACCGATCGCGCACGTTGCTGCTATTGTTTAACCAGTGAAGCAAATAGCGGCATTCCTATGACTTACGACCATGTTAAATCTATTTCTAAAGGTGGAGAAACCACCTTTGAAAATGTTTGTTTAGCCTGTCGTTCCTGTAATGAATTTAAGAGTGATGCAACTGAAGCTGTAGACCCAGTGACAGGAGAAACTCTACCTCTTTTCAATCCACGAAGGCAAACATGGTCAGAGCATTTTACCTGGAGTGCTGACGGCACAATAATTGAAGGTTTAACTGCTATTGGTAGAGCTACAATTGTGCGCCTGAGAATGAATAATTTAGTTATACTGGCGGCTAGGAGGCGTTGGACAGTATGTGGTTGGCATCCTCCTGTTGATTAA
- a CDS encoding alpha/beta hydrolase gives MDINIKSDFAKIQGAKIHYLEAGESNSKSLLFLHGASFSCQTWQEIGTLKLLAEKGYRVVAIDLPGFGNSERVTGSPAKVLLELIEQLKLNKPVLISPSMSGSYSLPFIVNYPDKLSGFVAVAPVAIMMFIEQLQGIQLPTLAIWGSNDKIVPVEIADELLKAMPKAEKIILENAGHACYMRATDRFHEHLVNFIDRISSES, from the coding sequence ATGGATATAAATATCAAGTCTGATTTTGCAAAAATTCAGGGTGCAAAAATTCATTACCTAGAAGCAGGAGAAAGCAATAGCAAATCTCTTTTATTTCTCCACGGTGCAAGTTTTAGCTGCCAAACTTGGCAAGAAATAGGGACGTTAAAATTATTGGCAGAAAAAGGATATCGAGTAGTTGCGATCGACTTACCAGGTTTTGGAAATTCAGAAAGAGTAACTGGCTCTCCTGCCAAAGTTTTACTGGAATTAATCGAGCAATTAAAATTAAATAAACCTGTTTTAATATCTCCTTCCATGAGTGGAAGCTACAGTCTTCCTTTTATTGTCAATTACCCAGATAAATTAAGCGGGTTCGTGGCAGTTGCACCTGTGGCAATTATGATGTTTATAGAACAACTGCAAGGAATTCAATTGCCTACTTTAGCAATTTGGGGAAGTAATGACAAGATTGTTCCGGTGGAAATTGCTGATGAATTACTCAAAGCTATGCCAAAAGCAGAGAAAATTATCTTAGAAAATGCTGGTCATGCTTGTTATATGCGAGCAACCGATCGCTTTCACGAACATTTAGTTAATTTTATCGATCGCATTTCATCGGAAAGTTAA
- a CDS encoding Lin0512 family protein has product MMTRKRFIIEMGMGIDQHGQEPTVAAARAVRNAIANNALPGIWEVAGLTDPNQMIVEVQVAVPYPEQVRQEEVLAVLPFGRKTLTVEKGGMVVQGKAIPSLNDKNDEMLIAVAAVTVFVETE; this is encoded by the coding sequence ATGATGACTCGCAAAAGGTTTATTATCGAAATGGGCATGGGTATAGATCAGCACGGACAAGAACCGACGGTTGCAGCAGCCAGGGCAGTTAGAAATGCGATCGCAAATAACGCCCTACCCGGTATTTGGGAAGTAGCAGGTTTAACCGACCCCAATCAAATGATCGTAGAAGTACAGGTTGCCGTACCTTATCCAGAACAAGTACGACAAGAAGAAGTATTAGCCGTGCTACCTTTTGGGCGCAAAACTCTTACAGTGGAAAAAGGCGGGATGGTAGTTCAGGGTAAAGCAATTCCATCACTGAACGATAAAAATGACGAAATGCTAATAGCAGTTGCCGCCGTGACCGTTTTCGTCGAAACTGAGTAG
- a CDS encoding response regulator transcription factor produces MKILIAEDNLLFAQALSEALTDQRYAVDVVCDGETAWHQVKTLPYDLILLDIMLPELDGLSLCRRMRSHGYSIPIVMMTALDTSFDKVNGLDAGADDYVVKPIDLPELFARIRALLRRGISCLPPVLGWGNLHLNPSTYEVIYDKEFVHLTPKEYSLLELLLRNGRRVLSRSVIIERIWSLEDPPEESTVKAHIKSLRNKLKSVGAPKDLIETVHGVGYRLKQQEVPVLATT; encoded by the coding sequence ATGAAGATTCTGATTGCTGAGGATAATCTGTTATTTGCACAAGCATTATCAGAAGCCCTCACTGACCAGCGTTATGCAGTGGATGTAGTTTGCGATGGCGAAACTGCTTGGCATCAGGTGAAAACTCTTCCCTATGACTTGATTTTGTTGGATATTATGCTGCCAGAACTGGATGGTTTGAGTCTTTGCAGACGAATGCGATCGCATGGTTACAGCATTCCGATCGTTATGATGACCGCCCTAGACACCAGTTTTGATAAAGTTAACGGACTCGATGCCGGTGCAGATGATTATGTTGTCAAACCAATAGACTTACCAGAACTATTTGCTCGAATTCGTGCTTTATTACGGCGGGGAATTTCTTGTTTACCTCCCGTTCTCGGATGGGGAAATTTACACCTCAACCCCAGTACTTATGAAGTAATATATGATAAAGAATTCGTCCACTTAACCCCGAAAGAATACAGTCTCTTAGAACTACTTCTTCGCAACGGACGGCGCGTATTGTCCCGCAGCGTCATTATCGAACGCATTTGGTCGCTGGAAGACCCCCCAGAAGAAAGTACCGTCAAAGCTCATATCAAAAGTTTACGCAATAAACTAAAATCGGTAGGAGCGCCCAAAGATTTAATAGAAACCGTTCACGGTGTTGGCTATCGCCTTAAACAACAAGAAGTCCCGGTTTTAGCTACAACTTAA
- a CDS encoding RpiB/LacA/LacB family sugar-phosphate isomerase, with the protein MMKILLGADPYGFQLKEAVKKHLLEKGLEVEDVGVNNSDQQTAYYQVASEVAKRVGNHSVDRGILICGTGMGMAIIANKYPGVYAAVCENTYAAKKSRSINNSNILTLGGFVTTPQVAQEIVEIWLTTEFTQGWEPSIQQWLQNSMMDIEHIEKQQFDHPHNNEQ; encoded by the coding sequence ATGATGAAAATTTTACTCGGCGCAGACCCTTACGGCTTTCAACTTAAAGAAGCAGTTAAAAAGCACCTTTTAGAAAAAGGTTTAGAAGTAGAAGATGTAGGAGTAAATAATTCTGACCAACAAACAGCTTATTACCAAGTAGCTTCAGAAGTAGCAAAAAGAGTTGGAAATCACTCAGTCGATCGAGGCATCCTAATCTGTGGTACTGGAATGGGAATGGCGATAATTGCTAATAAATATCCCGGTGTTTATGCCGCCGTCTGCGAAAACACTTACGCCGCCAAAAAATCTCGTTCAATTAACAACTCTAACATTCTCACTTTAGGAGGTTTCGTTACTACTCCCCAAGTCGCCCAAGAAATTGTAGAAATTTGGCTAACTACTGAGTTTACCCAAGGATGGGAACCATCAATTCAACAATGGTTACAAAACTCAATGATGGACATAGAACATATAGAAAAACAGCAGTTTGATCATCCTCATAATAATGAGCAATAA
- the dhaK gene encoding dihydroxyacetone kinase subunit DhaK, with product MKKLINNPNDVVRESLEGMAIAHPDLIKVHFDPHFIYRVDAPIQNKVAIISGGGSGHEPMHGGFVGLGMLDAACPGEIFTSPTPDQMLAAAKIVNGGAGVLNIVKNYSGDIMNFEMAAEIAYSENLPILNILIDDDVAVKDSLYTQGRRGVGTTVLAEKICGAAAEQGYDLQQIANLCRKVNINGRSMGMALTSCTVPAKGSPTFNLSDDEIEVGIGIHGEPGRQRMAILSADEITEMLAISIIEDVAYTRTVREWDIDKGEWVEVQLTDPPLQRGDSVLAFVNGMGGTPLSELYIVYRKLVEICEGKGLKIVRNLIGSYITSLEMQGCSITLLKLDDEMIKLWDAPVKTAALRWGV from the coding sequence ATGAAAAAACTCATCAACAACCCCAACGATGTAGTACGCGAAAGTTTGGAAGGTATGGCGATCGCTCATCCCGACCTCATCAAAGTTCACTTTGATCCCCATTTTATTTATCGCGTTGATGCACCAATCCAAAACAAAGTTGCTATCATCTCCGGTGGTGGTAGCGGACACGAACCTATGCACGGTGGTTTTGTGGGTTTAGGAATGCTGGATGCAGCTTGTCCGGGTGAAATTTTCACATCACCTACCCCAGACCAAATGTTAGCAGCAGCCAAAATAGTAAACGGCGGTGCGGGTGTTTTAAATATCGTCAAAAACTATTCTGGCGATATCATGAATTTTGAGATGGCAGCAGAAATAGCTTACTCAGAAAATCTCCCTATTCTTAATATTTTAATTGATGATGATGTGGCGGTCAAAGATAGTTTATATACCCAAGGACGACGGGGTGTTGGGACTACAGTATTAGCTGAAAAAATTTGTGGTGCTGCTGCGGAACAAGGTTATGATTTGCAACAGATTGCCAATCTTTGTCGGAAAGTAAATATTAACGGACGCAGCATGGGAATGGCGCTAACATCCTGTACCGTACCTGCTAAAGGTTCGCCTACTTTTAATTTAAGTGATGATGAAATAGAAGTTGGTATCGGCATTCACGGTGAACCGGGACGGCAAAGAATGGCCATTTTATCAGCAGATGAAATTACGGAAATGTTGGCTATTTCTATCATTGAAGATGTTGCTTATACTCGTACCGTGCGCGAGTGGGATATCGATAAAGGAGAGTGGGTAGAAGTACAATTAACTGACCCGCCATTGCAAAGGGGAGATTCGGTTTTGGCTTTTGTGAATGGTATGGGAGGAACACCTCTTTCTGAGTTGTACATTGTCTATCGCAAGTTGGTCGAAATCTGTGAAGGGAAAGGACTAAAAATTGTGCGAAACTTAATAGGTTCTTACATTACTTCATTAGAAATGCAAGGATGCTCGATCACTTTGCTAAAATTAGATGATGAGATGATTAAATTATGGGATGCGCCAGTTAAGACTGCTGCATTGCGTTGGGGAGTGTAA
- a CDS encoding D-glycerate dehydrogenase — MPTSKVFVTRIIPAVGMEMINQIAEIEVWPDRLPPPYEVLLEKVKDKDGLLCLLTDKIDRNLLEIAGSSLKVISQMAVGYDNIDIAAATAKGIPVGHTPGVLTDATADLTWALLMAAARRLLEADKFTRSGEWKTWEPNLLLGADISGATLGIVGCGRIGQAVAQRASGFGMRILYYNRHRLDPAVEHSLGLEYKEFDALLAESDFITIHSALSEDTYHLFSDRQFQIMKQSAILINTARGGIVDADALYRALKNGEIASAALDVTDPEPIPLDSPLLTLENMIILPHIGSASRQTRDKMAMMAVSNLAAGLKGERLPYCVNPQVYR, encoded by the coding sequence ATGCCAACATCTAAAGTATTTGTTACCCGAATTATTCCCGCTGTCGGCATGGAAATGATAAATCAAATTGCCGAAATCGAAGTTTGGCCCGATCGCTTACCTCCACCCTATGAAGTGTTATTAGAAAAAGTCAAAGACAAAGATGGATTACTCTGCCTATTAACCGACAAAATTGATCGAAACTTACTCGAAATCGCAGGTTCCTCCCTCAAAGTAATCAGCCAAATGGCTGTTGGTTACGATAACATCGACATCGCTGCTGCCACTGCCAAAGGCATCCCCGTCGGACACACTCCAGGCGTGCTAACTGATGCCACCGCCGACTTAACTTGGGCGCTATTAATGGCAGCAGCTCGGCGGTTATTAGAAGCAGATAAATTTACTCGTTCTGGTGAATGGAAAACTTGGGAACCAAACTTATTATTAGGCGCAGATATTAGCGGTGCAACATTAGGAATTGTGGGTTGTGGGCGCATCGGTCAAGCAGTAGCGCAGAGGGCATCTGGCTTTGGAATGCGTATTTTGTATTACAATAGGCATCGTTTAGACCCTGCTGTTGAGCATTCTTTAGGGCTAGAATATAAAGAATTTGATGCTTTATTAGCAGAATCAGATTTTATCACCATCCATAGTGCTTTGTCTGAAGATACTTATCATCTATTTAGCGATCGACAGTTCCAAATAATGAAACAAAGTGCCATTTTAATTAATACTGCACGGGGCGGTATCGTGGATGCAGATGCTTTATATCGGGCGCTTAAAAATGGCGAAATAGCTAGTGCTGCTTTAGATGTTACCGACCCAGAACCAATACCTTTAGATAGCCCATTATTAACTTTAGAAAACATGATTATTCTGCCCCATATTGGTAGTGCAAGTCGCCAAACGCGAGATAAAATGGCAATGATGGCTGTATCCAATTTGGCAGCAGGATTGAAGGGAGAGAGGTTGCCTTATTGCGTGAATCCTCAAGTCTACAGGTGA
- a CDS encoding DUF6602 domain-containing protein codes for MYQGNRHIFQKLQGIQQMLMAGHTSGETASSATKGRDREDFIHKFLENLLPPQFRFGSGDITDLSGRRSGQVDIVVEYPLLPSLQTPNSSSRLYLAEGVAAVIEVKSDLTKQWSEVESTSKQLRPLSRKFGARDGIPPLHIPLFAVGYKGWKKIPTLQEYLSTGVVDGILVIDHGGLFVWNSNILPVVQFTSPATEAWSLWALIIALHQMSISLQSISLDLSLYARANLVVLQKICKAANNYELVCVPAFEITDREGIEREEAKEMLTSMQDENLVKFVNQEMDGIVTITSNAIEEIKNMLTVF; via the coding sequence ATGTACCAAGGCAATCGACATATCTTTCAAAAGCTTCAAGGAATCCAGCAAATGCTTATGGCTGGACATACTAGCGGAGAAACAGCAAGTTCTGCTACAAAAGGGAGAGATCGTGAAGATTTTATTCATAAATTTTTAGAAAATCTTCTGCCACCTCAATTTCGTTTTGGCTCTGGAGATATTACGGACTTAAGCGGCAGAAGAAGTGGTCAGGTTGATATTGTTGTTGAATATCCTCTTTTGCCGAGTTTACAAACACCGAATTCAAGTTCAAGGTTATATCTTGCAGAGGGTGTAGCGGCTGTAATCGAGGTCAAATCAGATTTAACAAAACAATGGAGCGAAGTAGAAAGTACTTCTAAACAACTTAGACCCCTAAGCCGTAAGTTTGGAGCTAGGGATGGAATACCTCCGCTCCATATTCCTCTTTTTGCAGTTGGCTACAAAGGTTGGAAAAAAATACCAACTCTGCAAGAGTATTTATCGACAGGTGTGGTAGACGGAATTTTAGTTATTGATCATGGAGGTTTGTTTGTCTGGAATTCTAATATTTTGCCTGTAGTTCAGTTCACTAGCCCAGCTACCGAAGCATGGTCTCTTTGGGCATTGATAATAGCATTGCATCAAATGTCAATCTCACTCCAAAGCATAAGCCTTGACCTATCACTATACGCAAGAGCAAATTTAGTAGTTCTTCAAAAAATATGTAAAGCTGCTAATAATTATGAATTGGTTTGTGTGCCTGCATTTGAAATTACAGATCGAGAAGGAATAGAAAGGGAAGAAGCCAAAGAAATGCTCACTTCTATGCAAGATGAGAATTTAGTTAAATTCGTCAATCAAGAAATGGATGGTATTGTAACTATCACTAGCAATGCAATTGAAGAGATAAAAAATATGCTAACTGTTTTTTAG